GGAACGCTGCGTGCAGTAGTCACGAACGTCGGTGACGACCCCGCGCGCCAACTCACCGTCGGCCTCGAATCCGGCAGTTCGGACGTCACGCTCGGCGGGAACTCGCAGAATTCTGCCCGGATCGAACGGCTCGCCCCCGGTGAGAACGCCACGATCACCTACGACGTGGCCGTCAACGACGACGTGTCCCTCCGGACCTTTCCGCTCGTCGGCCGCGTGCACTTCACCGACGCTAACGGCATCCGGAACGTGCAAGAAGACCTCGCTGTCGGCGTCCGACCGGCGTCCGCCCAGACGTTTTCGTTCGCCGTCGACGAGTCGACGCTCCGGGTCGGCGAGACTGGCGCCGTTCGCGGCACGATCCGAAACGAGGGGCCAGCCGATCTGACAGACGTCGTGCTCGCGGTCGGGAACGCGCCGTTCGACCCGCGGACGCCGACCTACGCCATCGGCGACCTCGATCAGGGGGACTCGGCAGCGTTCCAGTTTCGAGGGACCGTTCCCGCCGAGGCTGACGCGGTTCCGCAGCGGATCGACGTCGTGACCCGGTACCGAACGTCCGGCAGCAACGAGCGAACGGCGGACGATTCACTGCGCGTCTCCGTCGCCGATCGTCGGGATTCGGTCGCGGTCACGGCAGTCGACCCGCGGTTCGAGGCCGGTTCGGACGGCGTCCTCGAACTCGAGGTAACGAACCGACGAGACGTCGAAATACGCGATGTTCGGCTCAACGTGGCGGTCGAAGCGCCGCTCGACAGCGAGTTCCGGTCGGCGATACTCCCGTCGCTCCAACCCGACGAGACCGGTCGGGTCGCTATCGATCTCGAGGTCGATGGCGACGCGCCCGCAAGCCGCTATCCGGCGACGGTTTCGGTGGCGTACACCGACCAGGACGACGAACTCGTCACGGCCCGGCCCGCGATCGTCGCGGTCACGGTGACCGACGCGGAGGGGGTCGAACTGCTCTCGATCGAACTGGTGCTCTTCGGCGTCCTCCTGCTGCTCGTCGCCGTCGTCTTCGTCTGGCTCTATCGCCGGTGACGCTCATTCGAGTTTCCCGAGGGCCGCGAAGAACTCCAGCGGCGGGCCGGCGATCCGAACCGGCGTCTCCGCGGGCCGGAGTCGGACCGTCGTCGGCGGGTCGATCCGCTCTCGCGTGCGCCCGTCCGCGATCACGAACGCGTGGTCCGCCTCCTCGACGAGGACCGTGATCTCCGCGGCGGTCGGGACCGCGAGTGACGGCATCGACTCGGCGGCGCACATCTCGGTGATGACGAACGCCGACAGGTCCGGATGGACCAGCGGGCCGCCCTCGCTGAGGTTGTACGCGGTCGATCCCGCAGCCGTCGAGACCAGCACGCCGTCGGCACGGCCGCCAGAATACAGCTCTCCGTCGACGCGGAGCTCCATCCCGAGCCCGTTGTTTCTCCCGCGCTGGGGACCGAGCGTCGCGATCTCGTTGACGGCCGCCGGGAGCGACCACCCCTCGCCCTCAGCTCGGATCTGTGGAAGCTCCTGAAACGTGGCGTCACCGCTTCGGATCCGATCGACCGCCGTCTCGACGGCCTCGACGCAATCGCCCGGCGACACGGCGTTCAGAAAGCCGACCTCCCCGAGGTTGACCCCCATAATCGGCGTCGGCGAGACCTCGCGGGCAGTGAACAGAAACGTCCCGTCGCCGCCGATCGAGACGACGAGATCACACGCAGACAGCGCCTCGACGGCCCGTCCGTCGGCGTCCAGCGCCTCGGCGGTCGCCTCGTCGAGCGTGACCGTCGCGTCGACGCGCCGTCTGATTCGGTCGGCGAGCTCGGCGGCACGCGGGGTATCACGCTTTGCGACGATGCCGAGGTGCATCGAATCAGCCTTCGACAGCCGACGACAAAAG
The DNA window shown above is from Natronomonas salsuginis and carries:
- a CDS encoding COG1361 S-layer family protein → MRRSALVVFVVGLFLVSPLAGVALAQDGVQFVRGEPDLDVYAPDPTLTPGTTTQLTLQIENDGKILSGATSQRAVVTTARAVSVEVDERRAPIVVETRQTSIGSVPDGGVREVPITVTVPRDASPGTYDVDVELRYSHTYQYVPQSGIVQERSRRVTRSVDVRVDDGPRFEIEAQTSDVQIGDSGTLRAVVTNVGDDPARQLTVGLESGSSDVTLGGNSQNSARIERLAPGENATITYDVAVNDDVSLRTFPLVGRVHFTDANGIRNVQEDLAVGVRPASAQTFSFAVDESTLRVGETGAVRGTIRNEGPADLTDVVLAVGNAPFDPRTPTYAIGDLDQGDSAAFQFRGTVPAEADAVPQRIDVVTRYRTSGSNERTADDSLRVSVADRRDSVAVTAVDPRFEAGSDGVLELEVTNRRDVEIRDVRLNVAVEAPLDSEFRSAILPSLQPDETGRVAIDLEVDGDAPASRYPATVSVAYTDQDDELVTARPAIVAVTVTDAEGVELLSIELVLFGVLLLLVAVVFVWLYRR
- a CDS encoding NAD(+)/NADH kinase, producing MHLGIVAKRDTPRAAELADRIRRRVDATVTLDEATAEALDADGRAVEALSACDLVVSIGGDGTFLFTAREVSPTPIMGVNLGEVGFLNAVSPGDCVEAVETAVDRIRSGDATFQELPQIRAEGEGWSLPAAVNEIATLGPQRGRNNGLGMELRVDGELYSGGRADGVLVSTAAGSTAYNLSEGGPLVHPDLSAFVITEMCAAESMPSLAVPTAAEITVLVEEADHAFVIADGRTRERIDPPTTVRLRPAETPVRIAGPPLEFFAALGKLE